A single window of Drosophila suzukii chromosome 3, CBGP_Dsuzu_IsoJpt1.0, whole genome shotgun sequence DNA harbors:
- the mbc gene encoding dedicator of cytokinesis protein 1 isoform X2, which translates to MSVWSDCNAKQAEFGIAKCNFDQETKPHRLNLDVGDAVIILKETTHWYYGYRQKAKETRGIFPKSYIHLCEYNIVNGEYCIQRTDIVEEITKVLLEWGSIAKNYFLTTNPNFSKIRGKMNELNNNRAALISGNLPLDEVRKVKLLATNQIDTGNKLLGLDMVVRDESGDILDTNAICTTELYEQHMQAVHRIDKANRLSSERGTTRTPNKYSHNILLHVNAFVCKFQEDSDLLFTLFDGETHKPISENYVVKWSRTGIARDIDQIDNNRVLFTDLSKSDLAIAKMYLVCYAIRIGSMEFKDSAESKRTSMSIANSMLNASSRKASQLSVSSSGSSSSNGEYIIRRPFGVACKDLTPFINKSDDFRGNIDLPFIMCEKDTLDGTLRKLIANKDIGKIDSKMAVTIEVLRGDIKQIKEEFPRLMHTNVPVARKMGFPEVILPGDVRNDLYLTICSGEFSRIAKTSEKNVEVSVCVANEQGYLMPGVLSIGAGHHPIDEYKSVVYYHDDKPKWQETFKIHVPIEDFKQCHLRFVLKHRSSNEQKDRTEKPFALSYVRLMQANGTTITQGQHILAVYKIDHKKYDKTVANSYLELPASVAELQGAKPSISGLTLLPKDQLSIGVNLCSTKLTQSVSLLGLLNWSAHKETLEQSLNALTTVPGEEVVKFLQDILDALFNILVENDHPEKYDQLVFMSIIHLIETVSDLKYQHFLTVLDVYINESFSFTLAYTKLMDVLQKNISEAITPKEKSADGNDLEESVEVRRLYKTTRYLHYVMKFVIRSRVLYAEMNCNTDYVDFATRLQELLRMFIDMIGCPSNLLKSEGALLKNLHIIATDLMQVFDQVRLSVSIVEILEKFPPRRLTQSKMGCIKDFVETKLFTLPKCRAILLPVFCKHIKDHLDSKEEIAECINIMNNILKLLFRSDVGATHNDIRDIMIILFRTVMKAAHSLDRDTGLVGKFFAIMLGILQRMDAQHYEYFVKDLHQRGELKHFVVEILLVFEELVSPHQKAVFPRDWMDMIMHQNTVILGALKHLTVVITDYFLCPFEKQIWSNFFQCSIAFLVQSPLQLNDFNDNKRQIVFARYRDIRKDTAMEIRKMWFQLGQHKPKFVPQLVEPILEMSMIPEKELRQETIPIFFDMMQCEYYSSRLEQESYGDTKFNNTHHKGNFSDFKTAMIEKLDILIGAGKGDAEYKVLFEKIMMERCAAHNTLNVDGTAFVQMVTRLMDKLLEYRFIIQDESKENRMACTFSLLQFYSEVDLKEMYIRYVYKLCALHMEFENYTEAAFTLKLHTELLRWTDTDLSHQLRSYRHSNCRTHRQLKEALYFEIMEYFDKGKQWECAIDMCRVLARQYEEEIFDYLKLAELLNRMALFYEKIIKELRHNSEYFRVCFYGRGFPRFLQNRVYIFRGKEYERHSDFCARMLVQHPQAELMQTLEAPGEDITNSDGQYIQVNKVEPIMGQAFNKFNDKIINNEIVKYFTANNVQKFQFSRPFRDSINGGDRDDVRNLWLERTELLIRFPLPGILRWFPVIETNTFKISPLERAVEIMKDTNRDIRQLVILHKSDESLHINPLSMKLNGIVDPAVMGGFAKYEEAFLTDDYLEQNPDDKELVEELKELIANQIPLLEIAIQLHRMRAPDSLKALQEHLEGCFADMQQHVELRYGRKSCDLKFERDSVVMRRPNFFLPPLFDGSNNRHSETSMGSSDSGLSKSTFLPRPQTNSIKNPFSGLSFNPRPSLGHSPSIKSNKSKDKTPSKRRNKDGKVKEREAHSLSSSQWYTPPLSTITSTPEKEINTSIASLASTSNSSLSGPKTPDPHVLTEELTPKRPLRSEMEKERRLSRPASIATPTATIKNFPDTRSLSESSNRNSVETTDSTSEEDIRPPPLPAKARDSTDFTSLSQNMDWTPNGYAMLSTISNTSSSSMSTTSTLTKTSITNTTYEYLETTNFSLVGAVDGNKPRPPTPPPKPSRHSKHIP; encoded by the exons ATGAGTGTGTGGAGCGATTGCAATGCCAAGCAGGCAGAATTCGGCATTG CCAAGTGCAATTTCGACCAGGAGACGAAGCCACATCGTCTCAATCTGGATGTGGGCGATGCTGTCATAATTCTTAAGGAGACCACCCATTGGTACTACGGCTACAGGCAAAA AGCAAAGGAAACACGCGGCATATTTCCCAAGAGTTATATACACTTATGCGAATATAATATTGTGAATGGGGAGTACTGCATCCAGCGCACTGATATTGTGGAGGAGATCACAAAAGTGCTCCTCGAGTGGGGTTCCATAGCCAAGAATTACTTTCTG ACCACAAATcctaatttttcaaaaattcgGGGAAAAATGAACGAACTTAATAATAACAGGGCGGCCCTGATCTCCGGCAATCTTCCACTGGACGAAGTGCGAAAGGTGAAGCTGCTGGCCACCAACCAGATCGATACTGGCAACAAGCTCCTCGGCCTGGACATGGTGGTGCGGGATGAGAGCGGCGACATCTTGGACACCAATGCCATTTGCACCACCGAGCTGTACGAGCAGCATATGCAAGCTGTTCACCGCATCGACAAGGCCAAT CGCCTATCCAGCGAGCGGGGAACAACACGAACCCCCAACAAGTACTCGCACAACATCCTGCTGCACGTAAACGCCTTCGTGTGCAAGTTCCAGGAGGATTCGGACCTGCTCTTCACGCTTTTCGACGGCGAGACGCACAAACCCATCAGCGAGAACTATGTGGTCAAGTGGTCACGTACAGGTATCGCCCGTGATATCGACCAGATCGACAATAACCGCGTGCTGTTCACGGATCTCAGTAAAAGCGATCTGGCAATCGCCAAAATGTACCTGGTGTGCTACGCCATCCGCATCGGTTCTATGGAGTTCAAGGATTCGGCAGAGTCCAAGCGGACCAGCATGAGCATTGCCAACAGCATGCTGAACGCCTCGAGTCGCAAGGCCTCCCAGCTGTCGGTGAGCTCCAGTGGATCGTCCAGCAGCAATGGAGAATACATCATCCGACGACCGTTTGGAGTGGCCTGCAAGGATCTGACGCCCTTCATCAACAAGTCGGACGACTTCCGCGGCAACATAGACTTGCCCTTCATCATGTGCGAGAAGGATACGCTGGACGGCACTCTGCGTAAGCTAATAGCCAACAAGGACATCGGCAAGATAGACTCCAAGATGGCTGTGACCATCGAGGTGCTGCGAGGCGACATCAAGCAGATCAAGGAGGAATTCCCACGACTGATGCACACAAACGTGCCGGTAGCCCGCAAGATGGGATTCCCGGAAGTTATACTGCCCGGCGATGTGCGAAATGATCTGTACCTCACGATCTGCAGCGGAGAGTTTTCCCGCATTGCCAAAACATCGGAGAAGAACGTGGAGGTGTCGGTGTGCGTGGCCAATGAGCAGGGATACCTCATGCCCGGCGTGCTGAGCATCGGAGCAGGACATCATCCCATTGACGAGTACAAGTCGGTGGTGTACTACCACGATGACAAGCCCAAGTGGCAGGAGACCTTCAAGATTCATGTGCCCATCGAGGACTTTAAACAATGTCACCTGCGCTTTGTGCTCAagcaccgcagcagcaacgaGCAAAAGGATCGTACCGAGAAACCCTTTGCTCTGTCTTATGTGCGTCTTATGCAGGCCAACGGCACGACCATTACACAAGGTCAACACATTCTCGCCGTTTACAAGATCGACCACAAAAAGTACGACAAAACAGTGGCCAATTCTTATTTGGAGCTTCCAGCCTCGGTAGCTGAGTTGCAGGGCGCGAAACCTTCCATCAGCGGACTCACGCTTCTGCCAAAGGATCAACTGTCCATCGGGGTCAACCTGTGCAGCACCAAGCTCACGCAGAGCG TGAGCTTGCTGGGACTTCTGAATTGGTCCGCCCATAAGGAGACGCTGGAACAGTCCCTTAACGCCCTGACAACGGTTCCTGGCGAGGAGGTAGTGAAATTCCTGCAAGACATACTTGATGCTTTGTTCAACATTCTGGTGGAGAATGACCATCCCGAGAAATACGATCAGCTTGTCTTCATGAGCATTATACATTTAATTGAAACCGTGTCTGATCTCAAGTACCAACACTTTCTCACTGTTCTCGATGTGTACATCAATGAAAGCTTCTCATTTACTCTGGCTTATAC CAAACTGATGGATGTGCTGCAAAAGAATATTAGCGAAGCCATTACCCCGAAAGAAAAGTCTGCTGATGGCAATGATCTGGAGGAGAGCGTGGAGGTGCGGCGTCTGTACAAGACCACTCGTTACCTTCACTACGTGATGAAGTTCGTGATTCGATCGAGGGTGCTCTATGCCGAGATGAACTGCAACACGGACTATGTGGACTTTGCCACCCGACTGCAGGAACTCCTTCGCATGTTCATCGACATGATTGGCTGTCCGAGCAATCTGCTTAAGTCGGAGGGAGCGCTGCTCAAAAACCTGCACATTATAGCCACGGATCTTATGCAGGTCTTCGATCAAGTGCGATTGAG TGTTTCCATTGTGGAGATCCTTGAGAAATTCCCACCGCGTCGGCTAACCCAGTCGAAGATGGGCTGCATCAAGGACTTTGTGGAGACCAAGCTCTTCACCCTGCCCAAGTGTCGGGCCATCTTACTGCCCGTGTTCTGCAAGCACATCAAGGATCACCTCGACAGCAAGGAGGAG ATTGCCGAGTGCATCAACATCATGAACAACATACTGAAACTTCTGTTCCGGTCGGATGTGGGCGCCACGCACAATGACATTCGGGACATAATGATCATCCTGTTCCGCACCGTGATGAAGGCAGCCCACTCCCTGGATAGGGATACGGGATTGGTGGGCAAGTTCTTTGCCATCATGCTGGGAATCCTGCAGCGCATGGACGCCCAGCACTACGAGTACTTTGTGAAGGACCTGCATCAGCGAGGGGAGCTAAAGCACTTTGTCGTAGAGATCCTTCTCGTATTCGAGGAGCTGGTGTCTCCACATCAGAAGGCGGTGTTCCCGCGCGATTGGATGGACATGATTATGCACCAGAACACCGTGATCCTGGGAGCTCTGAAGCACTTGACCGTGGTGATCACGGACTACTTCCTCTGCCCATTCGAGAAGCAAATCTGGTCGAATTTCTTTCAGTGTTCCATCGCCTTCCTGGTGCAATCTCCGCTGCAGTTGAATGATTTCAACGATAACAAGCGGCAAATTGTGTTCGCACGATATCGCGACATTCGCAAGGATACAGCCATGGAGATCAGGAAGATGTGGTTCCAGCTGGGGCAGCACAAACCCAAGTTCGTGCCGCAGTTGGTGGAGCCCATACTGGAGATGAGCATGATACCGGAGAAGGAGCTGCGCCAGGAGACCATCCCCATATTCTTCGACATGATGCAGTGCGAGTACTATAGCTCCCGTCTGGAGCAGGAAAGCTATGGCGATACCAAGTTCAATAACACTCATCACAAAGGAAATTTCTCCGATTTCAAGACAGCTATGATTGAGAAGTTGGACATTCTAATTGGAGCTGGCAAGGGCGATGCCGAGTACAAGGTTCTCTTCGAGAAAATCATGATGGAGCGCTGTGCTGCTCACAATACATTAAATGTGGATGGCACCGCGTTTGTGCAGATGGTTACCAGGCTGATGGACAAGCTGCTGGAGTACCGCTTCATTATCCAGGACGAGAGCAAGGAGAATCGTATGGCCTGCACCTTCTCGCTGTTGCAGTTCTACTCGGAGGTCGATCTTAAGGAGATGTACATCCGGTATGTGTACAAGCTGTGCGCCCTGCACATGGAGTTTGAGAACTACACCGAGGCTGCCTTCACGCTCAAGCTGCACACGGAACTGCTGCGCTGGACAGACACGGATCTGTCACACCAGCTGCGCAGCTACCGGCACAGCAACTGCCGCACCCACCGCCAGTTGAAGGAGGCACTCTACTTCGAGATCATGGAGTACTTCGACAAGGGCAAACAGTGGGAGTGCGCCATCGACATGTGCCGGGTGCTGGCCCGCCAGTACGAGGAGGAGATCTTCGACTACCTCAAGCTGGCGGAGCTGCTGAATCGTATGGCGTTGTTCTATGAGAAGATCATCAAGGAGCTTCGCCACAACTCCGAGTATTTCCGAGTATGCTTCTATGGGCGGGGATTCCCGCGCTTCCTGCAGAATCGCGTCTACATCTTCCGTGGCAAGGAGTACGAGCGGCACAGTGACTTCTGCGCCCGTATGCTAGTGCAGCATCCCCAGGCCGAGCTCATGCAAACGCTGGAGGCTCCGGGCGAGGATATCACCAATAGCGATGGCCAGTACATCCAGGTGAACAAGGTGGAGCCGATAATGGGTCAGGCATTTAACAAATTCAACGATAAGATCATCAACAACGAAATCGTCAAGTATTTTACCGCCAACAACGTGCAGAAATTCCAGTTTTCACGTCCATTCCGGGACAGCATCAATGGCGGAGACAGGGATGATGTTCGGAATCTGTGGCTGGAGCGCACTGAGTTGCTCATCCGTTTCCCTCTGCCGGGCATTCTGCGCTGGTTCCCCGTCATCGAGACCAACACCTTTAAGATCTCTCCCCTGGAGCGGGCGGTTGAAATTATGAAGGACACGAACCGGGACATTCGGCAGCTGGTGATCCTGCACAAGAGTGACGAGAGTCTGCATATCAATCCACTGAGCATGAAACTGAACGGCATTGTGGATCCTGCGGTGATGGGTGGCTTTGCCAAGTACGAGGAGGCCTTCCTAACCGACGATTATCTAGAGCAGAACCCAGACGACAAGGAGCTGGTGGAGGAGCTCAAGGAACTGATTGCCAATCAAATTCCGCTGCTGGAGATAG CTATTCAGCTCCACCGCATGCGTGCTCCGGACAGTCTGAAAGCGCTACAAGAGCACCTGGAAGGCTGCTTCGCCGACATGCAGCAGCACGTGGAACTGCGCTACGGTCGCAAGTCGTGCGACCTGAAATTTGAAAGAGATTCGGTGGTGATGCGTCGCCCGAACTTCTTCCTGCCGCCTCTCTTCGATGGCAGCAACAATCGCCACTCGGAAACCAGCATGGGATCCTCAGA TAGCGGCCTGTCGAAGTCAACATTTCTGCCGCGGCCACAAACCAATTCCATTAAGAATCCATTCTCCGGCTTGAGTTTCAACCCTAG ACCCAGTTTGGGCCACTCGCCGAGCATCAAGAGCAACAAGAGCAAGGACAAGACACCCAGCAAGCGGCGCAATAAGGATGGAAAGGTGAAG GAGCGTGAAGCCCACAGCCTGTCCAGCAGTCAGTGGTATACACCACCATTGTCCACCATAACATCAACGCCTGAGAAGGAGATCAACACATCCATAGCTTCGCTAGCCAGTACATCTAATAGTTCTCTGAGTGGTCCCAAGACTCCAGATCCTCATGTCCTCACAGAGGAG CTTACACCCAAGCGACCTTTGCGTTCTGAAATGGAGAAAGAACGTCGACTTTCTCGTCCTGCCAGCATTGCCACGCCAACGGCCACTATCAAGAATTTCCCCGACACGCGTTCGCTGTCCGAGAGCAGCAATCGTAACTCTGTTG AAACTACAGATTCCACATCCGAGGAGGACATTCGGCCGCCACCATTGCCCGCCAAGGCACGCGACTCCACGGACTTCACTAGCCTGTCGCAGAACATGGATTGGACGCCGAATGGTTATGCGATGCTTAGTACCAttagcaacaccagcagcagcagcatgaGCACCACCTCGACCCTGACGAAGACCAGTATTACGAACACCACGTACGAGTATTTGGAGACCACGAACTTCAGTTTGGTGGGTGCCGTCGATGGAAACAAACCGCGtccgccgacgccgccaccGAAGCCATCGCGCCACAGCAAACACATTCCATAG